GCGAAATGCCCTCCTTGCAGAAGCAGCAACTGCTTCGGCTCGAGCGCTTGCGCATAGGTTTCCAGCGCCAGTTCCGCCGACGCCAGATCGTCCCGCCGCCCGATGATCATCAGCAGCGGCACCGGCGCGATCCGGCCGACGTAGCCGCCCGGTTCGTAGGCCGCCGCCAGTTCCAGCGAGCGCAACGTGACCTCGTTGTGGAACGATGGCGCGTCGGCGGCATTGCGCACCGTCCAGTCATGCGCTTCCGGGGTGGACAGCACCGCCGGATGCGTCGGGTCCTGGTGCGTGACCGGGAGCATCACCGGCGCTTCGCCGCGCATGCGTGCGGCGCGGTCGGCGGCGAAGCCCTTGGCGCTCATTTCCTGCATCACTGGGGTGAGGTTGAGCCGGGACTGCCGGCTGCCGCTGGTGAAGGGCACCTGCGATACGACGCACCCGACCCGGCTGTCGGTGGCCCCCAGCACCAGCACATGCCCACCGGCCAGGCTCGATCCCCAGATACCTACACGCTCGGGGTCGACCTCCGGCAGGCCCTGGGCAAAGGTGATCGCCTCGCGCCAGTCGTTGATTTGCTGGGTCGGATCGACCTCCTGGCGCACCACGCCGTCGCTGTGGCCGAAATTGCGATGGTCGTAGACCAGCACCCCCAGCCCGGCCTCGGCGAAGGCCTCGGCGAACGGCGCCAGGGACAGCTCCACGACCCCGGAAAAACCGTGGGCCATGACTACCACCGGCGCGGGGCCGGTGACGCCGCGGGCGTGATAATGGCGGCCGCGCAGCACGATACCGTCGGCAGTGGCGAATTCAATCGGTTCAAAGTTCATAATCGGCTCCGAGCAAGTTTGATCACAGGGCAAGCTTCCCGCCATCGACCGCCAGACCCGCGCCATTGATGAAGCCAGCGGCATCGGAAGCGAGGAAGGCCACCGCGGCGGCAACGTCGTCGACGGTTCCGAAGCGTGGGAACGTATTGATCTGGCGCAGCGCGGCGACCGTCTTCTCGTCCGAAAGCGGCTCGCGGGACATCGCGGTCTGGATGATGCCGGGAAGGATAGCGTTCACGCGGATGTGCTGCGGCCCGAAGTCGGCCGCCACCTGGCGGGTAAGCGCGAGCACCGCGCCTTTGGAGGCGCAATAGGCCGGTTCGAGCGGAAGCCCGGCCTGCGCCGCGACCGAGGCGATGTTGATTACCTGCCCGCGCGCGCCATTCGCGCGCGGCGGCTGCGCCATCATCTGGGCGACCGCGTACTTGCAGCCGAGGAACACGCCCTTGGCGTTCACCGCCATGGTGAGGTCCCAGTCGGCCTCGCTCTGATCGACCACCGTCTCCAGCGACGTGACGACCCCGGCGTTGTTGACCATGATGTCCAGTCTGCCGTAAGCCTCGACCGCGACCGCGACCGCCGCCTGCACCTGCGCAGCCTTGGACACGTCGGTCTGCTGGAACTGCGCCGCGCCGTGTCGACGGCGGATGAGCTCGTGCGTATCGAACTCCGGCTCGACGTCATAGCCGCCCGGCTTGGGCCCGGCGCGCATGTCGGCGACCAGTACCGAAGCGCCCTGCGCCGCCAGTTCCAGCGCGATCGCCCGGCCCATGCCGGACCCGCCGCCAGTGACGACGGCGGTCATTCCTTGCAATTGTAATGAAGACACGTTCTACCTCCACATCGATGATAGTGAGATTCGTCCCGGCACGCGCGCCACCGTCAAAGCGGCGTAGTCTCACCGTCGCTCACGATCTTCGCATTGCCGGCCCATACAATCTTCAAATCCGGAGTCTAAAGAATAGCTAACAGGGCTATCACAACCAGGCAGGACATGACAATATTTCTTTATGTGTTTTTCTGTAACACAGAATAATTATTATCAAAAAGTATAATGTAATTATGAGGGTAAAAGGGACGCGAGTTATTTTCGCCGTATTCGAAACTTGAGAATTTTGGCAACTATTAGCACGATAATAGTGACAACAACCACAATCGCTCTATCAGATTTCGCCACAATGACTACACCGGCAAAAACAGTCGGTGAACGTCTAATTGATCGTCAGTCAGCATTCAACTTTGCAGCTTTTGTGAACAATGTCATTCTCTACGATCCGCATCATGTTTCTGGCTCGCCGATCAGTTCGACTTGGTAAAGCCAACGCCACTTCATCTTGATAAAACACTGTATTATCAATCTATTATTTAGAAAAATCCCGAGCGACAGCGGCGTATTTTTCTTATAATGCGGGCCTTTTATTTTCCGTGTCGCCGCGGCTCTTCGCCAAACAATACTACCCTGCTTCCGGTAACGATGCAGGGTAGTATCCACCATACGCTAAGAAGCCCGTTCCTGAATTTCCGGGGGTTCATCTGCAAAACCGCGCAAACCCACCACATGAACGTGCTCATGATTCTGATGCACCTTACGCACCAGCTTATAGGTTGTCCCTTTTTCAGGGCTGATATTTTCCGGCGCGGCGATGATCAACTGCATTTCCAGACGATCGCAAAGTTCAAATAGGGTCGCGATTGATTTGGCGTCCAGACGGGCCGCTTCATCCAGAAACAGTAAACGGCACGGTGAGATATCTTTGCCGCGTAGCCGCTTGGACTCCTCTTCCCAGCTCTGAACCACCATCACCAGAATCGACATCCCGGTACCGATTGCTTCCCCGGTCGACAGGGCACCGCTCTCGGCGCGCAACCAACCATCGGCTCCGCGGTTGACCTCGACTTCCATTTCCAGATAGTTACGGTAATCCAGCAGTTCCTCACCTATGGTTTGCGGAGCCCGCTGTCCCATATCGATTTCCGGGTTCAGACGCTGGTACAGCTTCGCCAACGCTTCCGAGAAGGTCAGACGATTACTATTAAACAGATCCTGATGCATCTCCTGCTGTTCAGACAACACATTCAGCAGGGTTGTATGCGTTTCACGCACGTTGACGTTCAGCCGCACGCTTTTTACCTGACCAAACGCCACGGATTGCAGCCCCTGATTGAGCATTCGAATTCGGTTCTGTTCACGCTGGATCGTCTTGCGGATAATGTTGGCCACGCTGCGCGAACTGATTGCCAGCGTTTGTTCGCGGGCCGTCAACTCTTCCGTCAGACGATTAAGCTCAATTTCCATCTGTTCAATGGCTTCGACCGGGTCATCGGTGCGGATGATATCCTGCCGGATACGCTCGCGCAGGTGCTGATATACCGCGATGTAAAACTGAATTTTACGCTCAGGCCGCTTAGGATCTTCCGAAAGGCGCAATACATCGCGCAAATGCTCGTTATCCGCCACCGCCAGGCGCAGAGCCCCCAGCGCTTTATCCGACATTGAACGCAGTTCGTCGCCATCCATATAGGCCAGTTCACGACGATGCAAACGGCGCTCCACGCCGTTATCCTTAACCAGACGCATCACCGCACACCAGCTTGCCTTCGCCGTTACCACCTGCTCGCGCATCTGATGATAATCACGTTCCAGCTTACGCAGTTTCTTTTGCAGGCCATCCATCTCCGCTTCACAAAACGTGAGCTGTTTTTCCAACTGGTTACGGCGCGCACGATTCGCGCTCAACGCGGCATGCAACTCGTCACGGCGCTGACGGGCCCGCGACTCGGCATCGGCATCGGCCCGCACGCCAATGTCCTGAAGCTCCTGAGTCAGCTCTTTCAGCATGTCACGTTTGGCGTCATAAGAACTCTTCAGTGATGCCTGGAGCTGGCTATATTGCGTAAGCTGCGATTGATGCTGACGCAGTTGCTCACGGGCTTTGGTCCGCTCCGCTTCCGCCTGTTCCAAACGCTGACGCAGCTTGTCGTTCAGGTCAGCGTTTTCACCCAGCATCCCGGCGGAATCGGTATAGGTGAAGTGCGCCCGGCGCTGTACGACCTCCGTCAGGGAAAATGCCTGTTGCCTGGCGTGACGCTGCGCGTTTTGCGCCTGCGTATAATCTTTTTTGAGCTGCTCATGCTGCTGAGGGTCGCTTTGCAGCACTGAAACCATCGGCTCCAGTTTTGCCAGCGTAGCACCGTGTTGCTGAAGAAAACCTACCGACGCTTCCGCTTCGTCCAGCTCCGCGCGAATTTCTTCAACCCGATCGTACAGTGTGTCATCACATAGCAGGCTAACGCGAGGAATCAGTCTGTTCAGCATTGCGCTGAGCGCTTTTGCCTGCTCGAACTGCTGGCGCTGCTGCTGATTTTCGCCATCAAAGTTGTCGATAGCCCGCTCAAGCTCGCTACGGCGAGAATTTAAGCGACGAATATCCGTCTCAGGATCGTCGTCAAACGCGACGGCCAGATGGGTGCCAATAAAACGGCTGAACGACTGATGCAGACGTTGAGTTTTTTGCACGTCAAAAGAGAGCGTCGCATACTGTTCCGCCAACGCCTCACGTTCATCACGCAGACTTTCCAGCCGCATTTCTCGCGCCGCGCGGCCAAACAGCGGAACCGCAGGAAAACGTGAGTAACGCCACTGGCGCTCCGCGACTTTCACCACCACCGCCCGTTCCAGCTCTTCCACCGCAAAAACGCTGTCGTCGAACGATTGCGGGTCGCCTTCGATCAGATACAAATCTTCCGGGCAATCTTCCAGCCCCGCCAGTTGTTCGCGAACCAAAGACAGATCCGCAACCACGATCCCGTGACGCGAAGGACCGTAAAGCGCGGAGAAATAGGGCGCATCGTCCAACGTGACATCGTCGTAGATCTCCGACAGCAGTACGCCGCCAAATCGTTCCGCCAATGCATTTAAGCGCGGATCTTCAGCCCCACCTGGCTGGCTAAGGCGTTCAATCTGCGCTTCGATATGCCGTTTGCGGGCGGCGATCTCATCGCGCTCCACCGTGGTTTCC
This is a stretch of genomic DNA from Brenneria rubrifaciens. It encodes these proteins:
- a CDS encoding alpha/beta hydrolase, producing MNFEPIEFATADGIVLRGRHYHARGVTGPAPVVVMAHGFSGVVELSLAPFAEAFAEAGLGVLVYDHRNFGHSDGVVRQEVDPTQQINDWREAITFAQGLPEVDPERVGIWGSSLAGGHVLVLGATDSRVGCVVSQVPFTSGSRQSRLNLTPVMQEMSAKGFAADRAARMRGEAPVMLPVTHQDPTHPAVLSTPEAHDWTVRNAADAPSFHNEVTLRSLELAAAYEPGGYVGRIAPVPLLMIIGRRDDLASAELALETYAQALEPKQLLLLQGGHFAPYDEEFVQASSAAVDWFSRHLTGAG
- a CDS encoding SDR family NAD(P)-dependent oxidoreductase is translated as MSSLQLQGMTAVVTGGGSGMGRAIALELAAQGASVLVADMRAGPKPGGYDVEPEFDTHELIRRRHGAAQFQQTDVSKAAQVQAAVAVAVEAYGRLDIMVNNAGVVTSLETVVDQSEADWDLTMAVNAKGVFLGCKYAVAQMMAQPPRANGARGQVINIASVAAQAGLPLEPAYCASKGAVLALTRQVAADFGPQHIRVNAILPGIIQTAMSREPLSDEKTVAALRQINTFPRFGTVDDVAAAVAFLASDAAGFINGAGLAVDGGKLAL
- the mukB gene encoding chromosome partition protein MukB, whose product is MIERGKFRSLTLVNWNGFFARTFDLDELVTTLSGGNGAGKSTTMAAFITALIPDLTLLHFRNTTEAGATSGSRDKGLHGKLRAGVCYSTLDIVNSRHQRVLVGVRLQQVAGRDRKVDIKPFVIQGLPTAMQPTQLLTQTVGDRQARVLSLQELKERVEEMEGVQFKQFNSITDYHSLMFDLGVVPRRLRSAADRSKFYRLIEASLYGGISSAITRSLRDYLLPENSGVRKAFQDMEAALRENRMTLEAIRVTQSDRDLFKHLISEATSYVAADYMRHANERRIHLDGALALRRDLFNSRKQLSAEQYRHVEMARELEEQSGAEDDLETDYQAASDHLNLVQTAMRQQEKIARYNADLEELSYRLEEQNEVVEEAREQQAENEARADAAELEVDELKSQLADYQQALDVQQTRAIQYQQAQQALERARTLCQIPDLTPDNADEWLDSYQAKDQEATEILLMLEQKLSVADAAHSQFEQAYELVCRIAGSVSRSEAWQVARDLLRDSSSQRYQAERVQPLRVRLSELEQRLGEQQDAERLHQDFNKRSGQACEPEALDSLQQELDAKIETLSALVAEAGERRLALRQELEQIQQRIQQLTARAPIWLAAQEMLTQLSDQSGETFDDSRQVTEFMQQLLERERETTVERDEIAARKRHIEAQIERLSQPGGAEDPRLNALAERFGGVLLSEIYDDVTLDDAPYFSALYGPSRHGIVVADLSLVREQLAGLEDCPEDLYLIEGDPQSFDDSVFAVEELERAVVVKVAERQWRYSRFPAVPLFGRAAREMRLESLRDEREALAEQYATLSFDVQKTQRLHQSFSRFIGTHLAVAFDDDPETDIRRLNSRRSELERAIDNFDGENQQQRQQFEQAKALSAMLNRLIPRVSLLCDDTLYDRVEEIRAELDEAEASVGFLQQHGATLAKLEPMVSVLQSDPQQHEQLKKDYTQAQNAQRHARQQAFSLTEVVQRRAHFTYTDSAGMLGENADLNDKLRQRLEQAEAERTKAREQLRQHQSQLTQYSQLQASLKSSYDAKRDMLKELTQELQDIGVRADADAESRARQRRDELHAALSANRARRNQLEKQLTFCEAEMDGLQKKLRKLERDYHQMREQVVTAKASWCAVMRLVKDNGVERRLHRRELAYMDGDELRSMSDKALGALRLAVADNEHLRDVLRLSEDPKRPERKIQFYIAVYQHLRERIRQDIIRTDDPVEAIEQMEIELNRLTEELTAREQTLAISSRSVANIIRKTIQREQNRIRMLNQGLQSVAFGQVKSVRLNVNVRETHTTLLNVLSEQQEMHQDLFNSNRLTFSEALAKLYQRLNPEIDMGQRAPQTIGEELLDYRNYLEMEVEVNRGADGWLRAESGALSTGEAIGTGMSILVMVVQSWEEESKRLRGKDISPCRLLFLDEAARLDAKSIATLFELCDRLEMQLIIAAPENISPEKGTTYKLVRKVHQNHEHVHVVGLRGFADEPPEIQERAS